One part of the Sebastes fasciatus isolate fSebFas1 chromosome 8, fSebFas1.pri, whole genome shotgun sequence genome encodes these proteins:
- the prpf6 gene encoding pre-mRNA-processing factor 6, with the protein MASNSAKQGPKLVSKSSAGGGGAAGLGGGLPIMPIASPLMGKKKKPFLGMPAPLGYVPGLGRGATGFTTRSDIGPARDANDPVDDRHAPPGKRTVGDQMKKNQDDDDEDLNDTNYDEFNGYAGSLFSSGPYEKDDEEADAIYAALDKRMDERRKERRELREKEEIEKYRMERPKIQQQFSDLKRKLAEVSEEEWLSIPEVGDARNKRQRNPRYEKLTPVPDSFFSTHLKTGEKNTSVDPLQGLGGLNTPYPGSMTPGTGELDMRKIGQARNTLMDMRLSQVSDSVSGQTVVDPKGYLTDLNSMIPTHGGDISDIKKARLLLKSVRETNPHHPPAWIASARLEEVTGKLQVARNLIMKGTEMCPKSEDVWLEAARLQPGDTAKAVVAQAVRHLPQSVRIYIRAAELETDIRAKKRVLRKALENVSKSVRLWKTAVELEEPEDARIMLSRAVECCPTSVELWLALARLETYENARRVLNKARENIPTDRHIWITAAKLEEANGNTQMVDKIIDRAITSLRANGVEINREQWIQDAEECDKAGSVATCQAVIRAVIGIGIEEEDCKHTWMEDADSCVSHGALECARAIYAHALQVFPSKKSVWLRAAYFEKNNGTRESLEALLQRAVAHCPKAEVLWLMGAKSKWLAEDVPAARSILALAFQANPNSEEIWLAAVKLESENNEYERARRLLAKARSSAPTARVFMKSVKLEWVLGNIDAAQELCTEALKHYEDFPKLWMMRGQVEEQGENMDKAREAYNQGLKKCPHSVGLWLLLSRLEERIGQLTRARAILEKARLKNPQGPELWLESVRLEFRAGLKNISNTLMAKALQECPNSGILWAEAVFLEARPQRKTKSVDALKKCEHDPHVLLAVAKLFWSERKITKAREWFLRTVKIEPDLGDAWALFYKFELQHGTEEQQEEVRKRCENAEPRHGELWCAESKHVLNWQKKTGEILAEVANKIKNTF; encoded by the exons ATGGCGAGCAATTCAGCTAAACAGGGACCTAAGTTAGTCTCCAAGTCCTCGGCTGGAGGCGGCGGGGCAGCGGGGCTCGGAGGCGGACTCCCGATAATGCCCATCGCCTCTCCGCTGatggggaagaagaagaagccgtTCCTCGGGATGCCCGCTCCGCTGGGCTACGTCCCGGGTCTGGGCAGAGG TGCAACTGGTTTCACCACCCGATCTGATATCGGTCCTGCTCGTGATGCCAACGACCCAGTGGATGACCGGCATGCACCTCCAGGGAAGAGGACGGTGGGGGACCAAATGAAAAAGAaccaggatgatgatgatgaagatctGAACGACACAAACTATGATGAG TTTAATGGATACGCGGGTAGCTTGTTCTCCAGTGGGCCCTATGAGAAGGATGATGAAGAAGCAGATGCTATATATGCAGCACTGGACAAGAGGATGGATGAAAGACGCAAAGAAAGAAG GGAGCTGAGAGAAAAGGAAGAGATCGAGAAATACCGTATGGAGCGACCCAAAATCCAGCAGCAGTTTTCAGATCTAAAG AGAAAGTTGGCAGAGGTGTCAGAGGAGGAGTGGCTGAGTATTCCTGAGGTGGGAGATGCCAGGAATAAGCGGCAGAGAAATCCCCGCTATGAGAAACTCACCCCTGTGCCCGACAGCTTCTTCTCCACACACCTGAAGACCGGAGAGAAAAATACCTCTGTTGACCCTCTGCAAGGG CTGGGAGGTCTGAACACACCTTACCCAGGAAGCATGACACCAGGGACAGGAGAGCTGGACATGAGGAAAATCGGTCAAGCCAGGAACACACTCATGGACATGAGGCTCAGCCAG GTGTCTGACTCAGTGAGCGGACAGACAGTGGTGGATCCTAAAGGTTACCTGACAGATCTCAACTCCATGATCCCCACACATGGAGGAGACATCAG TGACATCAAGAAGGCTCGTCTGCTACTGAAATCGGTGAGGGAGACCAATCCTCATCACCCGCCTGCCTGGATTGCCTCTGCCAGGCTGGAGGAGGTGACCGGCAAACTGCAGGTGGCCAGGAACCTGATCATGAAAGGCACAGAGATGTGTCCTAAG AGTGAGGATGTGTGGCTGGAGGCAGCCAGGCTTCAGCCCGGCGACACAGCCAAAGCCGTGGTAGCCCAGGCTGTCCGCCACTTGCCGCAGTCCGTCCGCATCTACATCAGAGCTGCAGAGCTGGAGACAGACATCAGGGCCAAGAAACGAGTCCTCAGAAAGG CCCTGGAGAATGTGTCCAAGTCAGTTCGACTGTGGAAGACAGCCGTTGAGCTGGAGGAGCCAGAGGATGCCAGGATTATGCTTAGCAGAGCTGTGGAGTGTTGCCCGACTAGTGTGGAG CTGTGGCTGGCACTGGCCCGGTTAGAGACGTACGAGAACGCCCGGCGTGTCCTGAACAAAGCTCGAGAGAACATCCCAACCGATCGCCACATCTGGATCACTGCTGCCAAGTTGGAGGAGGCCAATGGCAACACTCAGATGGTGGACAAGATCATTGACAGAGCCATCACTTCTCTACGCGCCAACGGTGTGGAGATCAACAGAGAGCAGTGGATACAG GATGCAGAGGAGTGTGACAAAGCAGGCAGTGTGGCTACATGCCAGGCCGTGATAAGGGCCGTCATAGGGATTGGCATTGAGGAGGAGGATTGCAAACACACCTGGATGGAGGATGCAGATAGT tgtgtgtccCATGGAGCGCTGGAGTGTGCCAGGGCCATCTATGCCCACGCTCTGCAGGTGTTCCCCAGTAAAAAAAGTGTCTGGCTTAGAGCTGCCTACTTTGAGAAAAATAACGGCACCAG GGAGTCTTTGGAGGCCCTGCTCCAAAGGGCTGTGGCTCACTGTCCCAAGGCAGAGGTCCTGTGGCTGATGGGGGCCAAGTCCAAGTGGCTGGCTGAGGATGTACCCGCCGCCCGAAGTATCCTCGCTCTGGCCTTCCAG GCTAACCCAAACAGTGAAGAGATCTGGCTGGCTGCTGTCAAACTGGAGTCTGAGAATAACGAGTATGAAAGAGCCCGTCGACTGCTGGCCAAGGCCCGCAGCAGTGCCCCAACAGCcagg GTATTTATGAAGTCAGTGAAGTTGGAGTGGGTGTTGGGGAACATAGACGCTGCCCAGGAGTTGTGCACCGAAGCCCTGAAGCACTACGAGGACTTCCCCAAACTTTGGATGATGAGAGGGCAGGTAGAAGAGCAGGGTGAGAACATGGATAAGGCCAGAGAAGCCTACAACCAAGGG TTGAAAAAGTGTCCCCACTCGGTGGGCCTGTGGTTGCTGCTGTCTCGCCTTGAAGAGAGAATTGGACAGCTGACCAGAGCCAGAGCAATCCTGGAGAAGGCACGACTCAAGAACCCCCAGGGCCCCGAGCTATG GTTGGAGTCGGTCAGGCTGGAGTTCCGGGCTGGACTAAAGAACATCTCCAACACACTGATGGCCAAAGCCCTGCAGGAGTGCCCCAATTCAG GTATCCTGTGGGCTGAGGCAGTGTTTTTGGAGGCCAGGCCTCAGAGGAAGACTAAGAGTGTGGATGCTTTGAAGAAGTGTGAACATGATCCCCACGTTTTGCTCGCTGTAGCCAA GTTGTTCTGGAGTGAGCGTAAGATCACCAAAGCCAGAGAGTGGTTCCTGAGGACAGTGAAGATCGAGCCAGACCTGGGAGATGCTTGGGCTCTCTTCTACAAGTTTGAGCTGCAGCATGGCACAGAG GAACAGCAGGAAGAGGTGCGAAAGCGCTGTGAGAATGCGGAGCCCCGCCACGGAGAGCTGTGGTGTGCCGAGTCCAAACACGTCCTGAACTGGCAGAAGAAGACGGGAGAGATATTAGCGGAGGTAGCCAACAAGATCAAGAACACATTCTGA